One Echinicola strongylocentroti DNA window includes the following coding sequences:
- a CDS encoding RagB/SusD family nutrient uptake outer membrane protein, which yields MVFSMSCEDLEERPVGVLAPEGLFQTVSELQSGVNGGYYLLAREEFYGRKLSLALLVRSDMCGIGDPGTATRRHACDLMQMEQDNGLVNAFWPMGYKILAAANTVINAKDVVSGTEEEINPVVAEAYFLRAYVHYVYVRLFGEIIYMNGEPLEDPYAVSQSSVPEIYAGIISDLEFAKTWLVDVPADRSHPGKAAAYGMLASVYMTKATSEAAEGGDWQSAFDNAKHVIDNEGQYGVALDNDYYDIFAPDYTSSEVLFKLNMIANDNHNITPGELGGSNAGTDQMTSITGPRGDERFEALNAAAAGWSAIVPELSVYEKWDGRDYRKAVSLDTAITYQGIPDYPFTEWDNISQNVARPAIAKYFRAVGEAGLRTGTAQGASLRDSNVKPIILRYAEVLLIAAEAAVELGNNDLAVQYVNRVRARARNAAGAGDAKYPPSPIPADHAGGITIAEIMEERRLELAFEGVRWYDIARRQMGNVFTGAAPALEDRDFDPAVDYLWPKYYVDVDLLPGLSQNTGYEGL from the coding sequence ATGGTTTTTTCCATGTCATGCGAGGATTTGGAAGAGAGACCTGTTGGTGTCTTGGCTCCTGAAGGTTTGTTTCAAACCGTATCGGAATTACAATCAGGAGTAAATGGGGGCTATTACCTCCTTGCCCGTGAGGAATTTTATGGCCGTAAGCTGTCGTTGGCACTATTGGTACGCTCAGACATGTGTGGCATAGGTGACCCCGGCACCGCCACTAGGAGACATGCCTGTGACCTTATGCAGATGGAGCAGGATAATGGACTGGTAAATGCTTTTTGGCCAATGGGCTATAAAATCCTGGCTGCAGCCAATACGGTAATCAATGCCAAGGATGTGGTGTCAGGGACTGAAGAGGAAATAAACCCGGTAGTAGCAGAAGCGTATTTTTTACGCGCTTACGTCCATTATGTTTATGTCAGGTTATTTGGAGAGATTATCTATATGAACGGGGAGCCTTTGGAGGATCCGTATGCCGTTTCCCAGTCTTCCGTACCTGAGATTTATGCAGGGATAATTTCCGATTTGGAATTTGCCAAGACATGGCTGGTCGACGTGCCAGCAGATCGGTCCCACCCAGGTAAGGCTGCAGCTTATGGTATGTTGGCGTCGGTCTACATGACCAAGGCTACTTCCGAAGCAGCAGAAGGAGGAGATTGGCAGAGTGCATTTGATAATGCCAAACATGTCATCGACAATGAAGGGCAATACGGTGTGGCATTGGACAATGACTACTATGATATCTTTGCTCCCGACTATACTTCTTCAGAGGTATTGTTCAAATTAAATATGATAGCTAATGACAACCATAACATCACTCCAGGGGAGCTTGGAGGTTCCAATGCAGGTACGGATCAGATGACCTCCATAACGGGTCCCAGAGGAGATGAAAGGTTCGAAGCGTTAAATGCAGCAGCTGCAGGCTGGAGTGCCATTGTTCCCGAATTGAGTGTTTATGAAAAATGGGACGGAAGGGACTACAGAAAAGCAGTCAGCCTGGATACAGCCATCACCTATCAGGGAATACCGGACTATCCGTTTACCGAATGGGACAATATCTCCCAAAACGTAGCTAGACCCGCTATTGCCAAGTATTTCAGAGCAGTGGGGGAAGCTGGACTGAGAACGGGCACTGCCCAAGGGGCCAGTTTGAGGGATTCTAATGTTAAGCCTATTATTTTGCGATATGCAGAAGTGCTTTTGATCGCTGCGGAAGCGGCAGTAGAGTTGGGCAATAATGACCTGGCAGTACAATATGTCAATAGGGTAAGAGCACGTGCCAGAAATGCTGCTGGCGCTGGAGATGCCAAATATCCACCAAGTCCAATACCTGCTGACCATGCGGGCGGAATCACTATAGCCGAAATAATGGAAGAACGTCGATTGGAATTGGCTTTCGAGGGAGTTCGTTGGTATGATATTGCACGTAGGCAAATGGGTAATGTCTTTACCGGTGCAGCTCCAGCTTTGGAAGACAGGGACTTTGATCCAGCAGTGGATTATTTATGGCCCAAGTATTATGTAGATGTAGATCTATTGCCGGGCCTTTCCCAAAACACGGGGTATGAAGGACTGTAA
- a CDS encoding SusC/RagA family TonB-linked outer membrane protein, whose protein sequence is MKRQLLLRSRYVAIIAMCLMSYVASAQSIVTGVVESAESGESIPGATIIEKGTSNGTTTDIDGQYSITLSDPSSAILKISFVGFESQEVQVSGKSVINVSLEGNLQDLEEVVVVGYGSVKKSDNTGALSSVKSEELNAYPTLNAVQGLQGRAPGVQIQSTNGGQPGAEMSMKIRGGSSINASSQPLVVVDGFVGGEMPPPQDIASMEILKDASATAIYGSRAANGVILITTKSGGVGKTKVDVNSSYSFQNTSDRLDLLSGDDFRDYILEVLPAYDYNPNVNTDWQDEIFRSGHIWNNQVSVSGGSEAVKYYVSGTHFEQEGVVDNSKYQRYSITSNLTFDVSDRVKLGVNLYGRRSTDEGVLTQEQSGGSSETGVIGAAARLEPDTPVRDENGDFTQSRLGDNIDNPVGIANGIDRERISDRFQTNAFAEFKILDWLTFKSTLGAGVTSFREGEFRSSQLIRGGDGGIALLEFDKSTNLLTENYFTINKEFGIHRINWVNGYSYQKMVGENMTAGSSLFPSEAVSYWNLGSGADYTPPTSGTSTRILKSYYSRANYTLMDKYVFTGTIRYDGASNFAENNKWAYFPSGAIAWNIGDEAFLQSVEPISEMKIRTSYGLTGNQGIGAYESLATLVAQYSNRPGEGSLILGSLANPNLTWETTSQLNVGVDLGLLENRINLSFDYYDKRTSDLLFNRPIPSFLGVDEDPATQLQNAGEIRNSGIEAMLSTRNLVGEFTWDSDLVFAMNKNEVLSLPDSTIQYENAPGHFNISTGFMLLQEGQPMGVYYGYVYEGVTQPEDVLLEGSDEKVGGEQFADLDGDGRLTDADRKIIGNPHPDFTWSFNNDFTYKNFDLNIFIQGVHGNEMLNLTRMELESFRGTNNVSTAALDRYHPVNNPGGSIPSADTDRTFKISSRWVEDGSYVRLKNLALGYTVPNTILDRIKIRSLRVYVSAQNLLTFTNYSGLDPEAAYQNEGEGTDNADSNRNLGLDYGSYPNVKTFTVGLNLGF, encoded by the coding sequence ATGAAAAGACAATTACTGTTAAGAAGTAGGTATGTGGCAATAATTGCCATGTGCTTGATGTCGTATGTAGCGTCTGCACAAAGTATAGTGACGGGCGTAGTTGAGTCTGCGGAGAGTGGCGAGAGTATTCCAGGAGCCACTATTATTGAAAAAGGAACCTCTAACGGTACCACTACGGATATAGATGGTCAGTATTCCATCACACTTTCAGATCCGTCTTCAGCTATTTTGAAAATCAGTTTTGTGGGATTTGAAAGCCAAGAGGTGCAGGTGTCAGGTAAGTCTGTCATCAACGTCTCCTTGGAAGGCAATCTCCAAGACCTCGAAGAAGTAGTAGTGGTAGGGTATGGTTCTGTAAAGAAAAGTGACAATACGGGAGCTTTATCCTCTGTCAAGTCTGAGGAGTTAAATGCCTACCCTACATTGAATGCTGTTCAAGGCCTTCAAGGTCGCGCACCGGGGGTACAGATCCAATCTACCAATGGTGGTCAGCCAGGAGCTGAGATGAGCATGAAGATCCGAGGAGGGAGTTCGATTAATGCCAGTAGTCAGCCACTTGTTGTAGTGGATGGGTTTGTAGGAGGAGAGATGCCACCTCCTCAGGATATAGCGTCCATGGAGATCTTAAAGGATGCCTCCGCTACAGCCATTTATGGTTCACGTGCTGCCAATGGAGTAATATTGATTACGACCAAATCTGGCGGAGTGGGCAAGACAAAAGTAGATGTAAACAGCTCCTATTCCTTCCAAAACACCAGTGACCGTCTTGATCTTCTTTCAGGCGATGATTTTAGGGATTATATATTGGAGGTTTTACCTGCTTACGATTATAATCCAAATGTCAACACCGATTGGCAGGATGAAATCTTTAGGTCTGGACATATCTGGAACAATCAGGTATCCGTCAGTGGAGGAAGTGAAGCCGTAAAATACTATGTGTCAGGAACACATTTTGAGCAGGAGGGTGTGGTAGACAATTCCAAATATCAGCGGTATTCCATTACCAGTAACTTGACCTTTGACGTATCGGATCGAGTGAAATTAGGCGTGAACCTTTACGGAAGAAGAAGTACTGACGAAGGGGTGTTGACCCAAGAGCAGTCAGGTGGATCTAGTGAAACAGGTGTAATAGGTGCAGCTGCACGATTGGAGCCTGATACTCCAGTGCGAGATGAGAACGGAGATTTTACCCAGTCTAGGCTAGGTGATAATATCGATAACCCAGTAGGTATCGCCAATGGAATTGATAGAGAACGGATTTCGGACAGGTTTCAGACCAATGCTTTTGCAGAATTCAAAATTTTGGATTGGTTAACCTTTAAGTCTACCCTAGGCGCTGGCGTGACCTCTTTTAGAGAAGGTGAATTCAGGTCTTCCCAATTGATACGAGGTGGCGATGGAGGTATTGCGCTGTTGGAATTTGATAAATCCACCAACTTGCTTACTGAAAATTACTTCACCATCAATAAGGAATTTGGAATACACAGGATCAATTGGGTCAATGGTTACTCTTATCAGAAGATGGTAGGAGAGAATATGACAGCTGGATCCAGCTTGTTCCCTTCCGAGGCGGTAAGTTACTGGAACTTAGGAAGTGGTGCAGATTATACTCCACCTACTTCAGGGACTTCTACACGGATCCTGAAATCCTACTATTCCAGGGCAAACTATACGCTGATGGATAAGTACGTATTTACTGGTACCATCCGATATGATGGAGCTTCCAATTTTGCAGAGAATAACAAATGGGCTTATTTCCCTTCAGGTGCGATAGCATGGAATATTGGTGACGAAGCCTTTTTGCAGTCTGTAGAGCCGATTTCCGAAATGAAAATACGTACCAGTTATGGTCTAACCGGCAATCAGGGCATCGGAGCATACGAATCCTTGGCTACCTTGGTGGCCCAATACTCCAATAGACCTGGTGAGGGTTCTTTGATATTGGGTAGTTTGGCCAATCCTAACTTGACTTGGGAAACCACTTCCCAGTTGAACGTAGGTGTGGACCTTGGATTATTAGAAAATAGGATCAATCTGAGCTTCGATTATTACGACAAAAGAACCTCTGATTTATTGTTTAATCGCCCCATTCCATCATTTTTGGGAGTGGACGAAGATCCAGCTACCCAGCTTCAGAATGCAGGTGAAATTAGAAACTCTGGTATAGAAGCGATGCTAAGCACGAGAAACTTAGTAGGCGAATTCACTTGGGATTCCGACTTGGTATTTGCCATGAACAAAAACGAAGTGCTTTCATTACCGGATTCTACCATCCAATATGAAAATGCGCCTGGACACTTTAATATTTCCACCGGTTTCATGTTGCTTCAAGAAGGCCAGCCAATGGGTGTCTATTATGGATATGTTTACGAAGGGGTTACCCAGCCGGAAGACGTTTTGCTAGAGGGCTCAGATGAGAAAGTAGGGGGAGAGCAATTCGCAGACTTGGATGGAGACGGTAGGCTTACCGACGCTGACCGTAAGATCATAGGCAACCCACATCCGGACTTTACTTGGTCGTTCAATAACGACTTTACCTATAAAAATTTCGACTTGAATATTTTTATCCAAGGTGTCCACGGAAACGAAATGCTTAATTTGACCAGGATGGAACTGGAATCCTTCAGGGGAACCAACAATGTATCCACTGCTGCACTGGATAGATATCATCCAGTAAACAACCCAGGAGGAAGTATTCCTTCAGCTGATACAGACAGGACGTTCAAAATATCATCCCGATGGGTAGAAGATGGAAGTTATGTACGTCTTAAAAACCTGGCATTGGGCTACACTGTTCCCAATACCATCTTGGACAGAATAAAAATACGTTCCTTAAGGGTGTATGTAAGTGCCCAAAACCTGTTGACTTTTACGAATTATTCGGGGCTTGATCCTGAAGCGGCTTACCAAAATGAAGGTGAAGGTACCGATAATGCGGACTCCAACCGTAATTTAGGACTGGACTATGGTAGTTATCCGAATGTGAAGACATTTACTGTCGGACTAAATCTAGGATTTTAA
- a CDS encoding chondroitinase family polysaccharide lyase, whose translation MKNSLVLLVLFTLLGGIAHTMAQEKKPYVTSFESSGILGRYEVSGDSYIRLSSDHQRFGNTSLRWEWDSTNSFIETSHLSLLGPDPTKKEFTKLFPASPTFNLSIYSESPQSGTIKVAFYRDRKEVYWFTIPVNFYGWRTIRVPFYEMQGDVPSKTEAVDFDRLRLTGTASEGCLFVDDIVFSQYQDDRHQYPDQIVPFLKKDQDHSIDHWMPLIYNWELLQNMEINPVTKAQKEDMRLVKMRLDSMLLSGMEQRGMAEVVEAFGSLGITEDKGTVKGPPLTFNLQEVYYDSLQQGPMVHNKIRDFGVIIKNMAATYFAVPDDKDQQSIKEKFILAARYYLDQGWQKGSSGGTRHHIGYQTRELTEAFYLMSEPLAEAGLLTEVGNSIKWLGNFGMILDDEEAFNVNIDYLNTQSFNHLASVFLTEGENKKGTLLTAFSNYLSVILAQEDKEWGFKADGTTWHHSGHYPAYGMGAFYEVPKLFYCLSGTTFNIKETGHYNFRRALLTTTRYSHTYDWGFGNAGRHPFGQNSISGLKDAFYLMALSGSPSGDQNVDPAVAGDFLYLWGKEDPGKAQEFRALGIQKSNLPSYKSLPYGATAIHRNGDWAAIIKGYSKYVWSSEIYPASNRYGRYPANGSVQLLSSGGQEASGVVEAGWDWNRFPGTTVLPMPFEELETEMALLMFLSEETFAGATQLEGNGVFGMVLNAGVGKNADGLAEDRTVELPGNLKAKKSVFSFGNKLICIGTGISSDDLMHPVQTNLFQSELRPQHQTITTAAQGTVKGFPNSGVTTKWIIDNYGNGYYLLDSSNVIFSMAKQDSYHNKYSVNTGNMHPLGDGNKTTQGNFATAWIDHGKVPKAESYQYVIYPFMEHKKVQGFGRKAPNDFDILKADEYAHIVEDHTSSTRAYVIFDATKFTGDSLISAISAPSLVMVKKAQGGTLKISAVNPDLNFPDNPKKKNGFDNYSKPVTLTISLEGKWKVIGDGVMRSEISGSENTTSVQLECVDGIPCYLELSKTNEPVDEESILDQAEKLGG comes from the coding sequence ATGAAAAACAGCTTAGTTTTATTGGTCCTATTTACTCTATTAGGAGGCATTGCTCATACGATGGCCCAAGAAAAGAAACCCTATGTAACGTCGTTTGAAAGTAGTGGGATACTAGGTAGGTATGAAGTTTCTGGAGATTCCTACATAAGATTAAGTAGTGATCATCAACGATTTGGGAATACATCTCTCCGATGGGAATGGGATAGTACAAACAGTTTTATAGAAACCAGTCATTTGTCACTACTAGGTCCTGATCCTACGAAAAAGGAATTTACCAAGCTATTTCCGGCAAGTCCTACGTTTAATCTGTCGATCTATAGTGAGTCCCCACAATCTGGAACTATAAAAGTAGCTTTTTATCGTGATCGTAAAGAAGTCTATTGGTTCACCATCCCGGTAAACTTTTATGGTTGGCGCACGATCAGGGTGCCATTTTATGAAATGCAAGGGGATGTGCCGTCCAAGACCGAAGCGGTAGATTTCGATAGGTTAAGATTGACCGGGACTGCTTCGGAGGGTTGTTTGTTTGTTGATGATATAGTTTTTTCCCAATATCAAGATGACAGGCATCAGTATCCAGACCAAATCGTCCCTTTTCTGAAAAAGGACCAAGACCATAGTATAGACCATTGGATGCCCCTAATCTACAACTGGGAGCTTTTGCAGAATATGGAAATAAATCCTGTCACCAAGGCTCAAAAGGAAGATATGAGACTGGTTAAAATGAGGCTAGACAGTATGTTGCTTTCTGGAATGGAGCAGCGAGGAATGGCCGAGGTCGTGGAAGCGTTTGGTTCATTGGGCATTACGGAAGATAAGGGAACAGTGAAGGGGCCTCCATTGACGTTTAACCTCCAAGAAGTGTACTATGATAGTCTCCAACAAGGACCGATGGTTCATAACAAAATACGGGATTTCGGTGTGATCATCAAGAACATGGCAGCTACGTATTTTGCAGTTCCTGATGATAAAGACCAGCAATCTATCAAGGAGAAATTTATTTTGGCAGCCAGGTATTACTTGGACCAAGGATGGCAAAAAGGAAGTTCGGGAGGTACTAGACACCATATAGGCTATCAGACGAGGGAGTTGACGGAAGCTTTTTACCTTATGAGCGAGCCACTTGCTGAAGCTGGCTTATTGACAGAAGTGGGTAATAGCATCAAATGGCTAGGTAATTTTGGGATGATATTGGATGATGAGGAGGCGTTTAATGTCAATATCGATTACCTCAACACCCAGTCATTTAATCATTTGGCCAGTGTGTTTTTGACCGAAGGGGAGAATAAGAAGGGAACTTTATTGACTGCATTTTCCAATTATTTAAGTGTGATTTTAGCACAGGAAGATAAAGAGTGGGGCTTCAAAGCAGATGGTACTACTTGGCATCACAGCGGGCATTATCCTGCTTATGGAATGGGAGCGTTCTATGAGGTTCCAAAACTTTTTTATTGTTTGTCAGGCACCACCTTCAATATTAAAGAAACTGGGCACTATAATTTCCGACGGGCGCTACTGACCACCACTAGATATAGCCACACCTACGATTGGGGATTTGGCAACGCAGGGCGCCATCCATTTGGCCAGAACAGTATAAGTGGTTTAAAAGACGCCTTTTATTTGATGGCACTTTCTGGAAGTCCTAGTGGTGATCAGAATGTGGACCCAGCAGTAGCGGGCGATTTCCTGTACCTATGGGGGAAAGAAGACCCGGGAAAAGCACAGGAATTCCGTGCATTGGGTATCCAAAAATCTAACTTGCCCTCTTACAAATCCTTGCCTTATGGGGCTACGGCCATTCATAGAAATGGAGACTGGGCAGCCATCATAAAAGGCTACAGTAAATATGTATGGTCATCCGAAATATACCCCGCCAGTAATCGCTACGGAAGGTACCCTGCCAATGGAAGCGTACAATTATTATCGTCAGGAGGTCAAGAAGCCAGTGGAGTCGTGGAGGCAGGCTGGGATTGGAATCGCTTTCCGGGCACTACTGTACTTCCTATGCCTTTTGAAGAGCTGGAGACTGAAATGGCCTTGTTGATGTTCCTGTCAGAAGAGACGTTTGCAGGGGCCACGCAGCTGGAAGGAAACGGCGTTTTTGGAATGGTGCTAAATGCCGGTGTTGGAAAAAATGCCGATGGATTGGCAGAAGACAGAACAGTGGAGTTGCCGGGTAACCTAAAAGCTAAAAAGTCCGTTTTCTCTTTTGGAAATAAACTCATCTGTATAGGTACGGGAATTAGCAGTGATGATTTAATGCACCCAGTACAAACAAATCTATTCCAATCTGAATTACGGCCTCAGCATCAAACCATCACTACTGCTGCCCAAGGCACTGTGAAGGGATTTCCCAATTCGGGAGTAACCACAAAGTGGATTATCGATAATTATGGTAACGGCTATTATCTATTGGATAGCAGCAATGTCATCTTTTCCATGGCAAAACAAGATTCCTATCATAACAAATATTCGGTGAATACAGGTAACATGCACCCACTTGGAGATGGAAATAAAACAACTCAAGGGAATTTTGCTACAGCTTGGATAGATCATGGCAAAGTTCCCAAGGCAGAAAGTTATCAGTATGTCATCTATCCATTTATGGAGCACAAGAAGGTACAGGGTTTTGGAAGAAAAGCCCCAAATGACTTTGATATATTGAAAGCTGATGAATATGCACACATAGTGGAAGACCATACATCATCTACTCGAGCGTATGTGATCTTCGATGCCACGAAATTTACAGGGGACAGTTTGATTAGTGCCATTTCTGCACCTAGCTTGGTAATGGTCAAGAAGGCCCAAGGAGGAACATTGAAAATAAGTGCAGTAAATCCTGATCTTAATTTTCCGGACAACCCCAAGAAGAAAAATGGATTTGATAACTATAGTAAGCCGGTGACTTTAACCATAAGCCTAGAGGGCAAATGGAAGGTAATAGGTGATGGGGTTATGCGATCAGAAATTTCAGGAAGTGAAAATACGACAAGCGTTCAGCTCGAATGTGTAGACGGAATACCTTGTTACCTAGAGTTAAGCAAAACCAACGAACCTGTTGATGAAGAGAGTATTCTGGATCAAGCGGAAAAGTTGGGGGGATGA
- a CDS encoding sulfatase family protein: MKPRSKPVFQLLAGIVLIVCFSCHAQEDEAGKRPNLLFIFPDQLRNAAIGVNNEDPVHTPYMDQLAKEGMVINNAISNIPLCSPYRAMLMTGKLPYHNSVLSNCNSARYRYNNSWQKEDVSFSDILRRNGYDAGYVGKLHLTSPAPIPGIDSVIWDAYTPPEDRHGFNFWYSYGTFDQHHSPHYWVNNAPKDELKEVQEWSAKHEAEVIIDYIKNDENRNKDKPFALFWSVNPPHPPYPLVPAKYLKPYENKSNEELLVRENVRFGNTTEELARHPGGTRGRTDLAKEHAKDYFAMVTGVDAQIGRVLAALEEEGLSENTIVVVTSDHGEMMGSHGLMSKNVWFDEAINIPFIIRWPAKIKANQESDAFISVPDVMPTLLNLMGATDGIPRDLDGSDLSTQILENSPQLPDYALYYYIEAGQPASGHRGIKTSKATYVITYDKSGKKHHFLYDNVNDPFQMHNIAADDPDLAKLLHEKLLKALEEKKDPWLRKHQLSL; the protein is encoded by the coding sequence ATGAAGCCGAGGAGTAAACCTGTCTTTCAGCTGCTAGCTGGGATTGTGCTGATCGTATGTTTCTCCTGCCATGCACAGGAGGATGAGGCCGGAAAGCGCCCCAATCTACTTTTTATTTTTCCTGACCAGCTTAGGAATGCCGCCATAGGGGTTAACAACGAAGACCCTGTACACACCCCTTATATGGACCAGTTGGCCAAAGAAGGAATGGTTATTAATAATGCCATCAGCAATATTCCTCTTTGCAGTCCTTATAGGGCCATGTTGATGACCGGCAAATTACCCTACCATAATTCAGTATTGAGTAATTGCAACTCAGCTCGGTACCGGTACAATAATTCTTGGCAAAAGGAAGATGTAAGTTTTTCCGATATATTGAGAAGGAATGGGTATGATGCAGGCTATGTGGGGAAGTTGCACCTGACTTCTCCAGCCCCAATCCCGGGAATAGATTCTGTTATTTGGGATGCATATACACCCCCAGAGGATCGGCATGGGTTTAACTTCTGGTATTCCTATGGCACTTTTGACCAACACCATTCGCCTCACTATTGGGTCAATAATGCCCCGAAAGATGAACTTAAAGAAGTGCAGGAGTGGTCAGCAAAACATGAAGCAGAAGTGATCATTGACTACATCAAAAACGATGAAAATAGAAACAAGGATAAGCCATTTGCCCTTTTTTGGTCGGTTAATCCTCCCCATCCTCCCTATCCACTAGTACCTGCCAAATACCTGAAACCCTATGAAAACAAAAGTAATGAGGAGTTATTGGTAAGGGAGAATGTTCGGTTTGGAAACACTACAGAGGAGTTGGCACGTCATCCAGGAGGTACCCGGGGAAGAACAGATTTGGCCAAGGAACATGCCAAGGATTATTTTGCCATGGTGACAGGAGTGGATGCACAAATAGGCCGTGTGTTGGCCGCACTGGAAGAAGAAGGATTGTCTGAAAATACAATCGTAGTGGTTACTTCTGACCATGGAGAAATGATGGGTAGCCATGGTTTAATGTCGAAAAATGTGTGGTTTGATGAAGCAATCAATATTCCCTTTATTATTCGTTGGCCAGCAAAGATCAAGGCAAACCAAGAAAGTGACGCCTTTATAAGTGTTCCTGATGTAATGCCCACTTTATTGAACTTGATGGGAGCCACCGACGGAATCCCAAGGGATCTGGATGGGAGTGATCTCTCCACCCAAATTCTTGAAAATTCACCTCAGTTGCCGGATTATGCTTTGTACTATTATATCGAAGCAGGGCAACCAGCCTCTGGACACCGTGGTATCAAGACCAGTAAAGCCACTTATGTAATCACCTATGACAAGAGTGGCAAAAAGCACCACTTCTTGTACGACAATGTCAATGATCCTTTCCAAATGCATAACATTGCAGCAGATGACCCGGATTTGGCCAAATTGCTCCATGAGAAACTGCTGAAGGCTTTGGAAGAAAAAAAGGATCCATGGTTAAGAAAACATCAATTAAGTTTGTGA
- a CDS encoding glycoside hydrolase family protein, whose product MNQPIKNRDILQLLLVACTVASISCSSPSKEEKNSHNISDNSPNEAFDIAEAVKVCEMQLEKTIQKVTDLSKHPRLIETDQQEWKQVPNGRLVWTSGFYPGILWYMYDLSGKEKWKNEAIKRTEVFESFKTITAHHDIGFMMFPAYGNGYELGGKKEYKDILLTSAASLASRYNPEVGTIKSWSNEMHPRWKQHITIIDNMLNLELLFWAAKHGGDARFYEIAVNHAETTMKNHFREDYTSWHVLEYDSLTGEVLHRHTKQGYGDDSRWARGLAWGIYGYSMVYRETGDKQFLDFAIKITDKYLSLLPDDMVPYWDFDAPNLPQQERDASAAAIVASGLIELSTLVDDQNVQQKYMEAAVAMLQSLSSEKYSGNGKSDSFLLHSTGAKPLGHEIDVALIYADYYYIEALDRLSKLTTSR is encoded by the coding sequence ATGAATCAACCCATCAAAAATAGAGACATTCTTCAGCTACTTTTAGTGGCATGTACGGTGGCATCGATCAGCTGCAGCTCTCCATCAAAGGAGGAAAAGAATAGTCACAATATAAGTGATAACAGTCCAAATGAAGCGTTTGATATAGCTGAAGCCGTGAAGGTGTGTGAAATGCAATTGGAGAAAACCATCCAAAAAGTAACAGATCTATCCAAACATCCTAGGTTAATAGAAACAGACCAGCAGGAGTGGAAGCAAGTGCCCAATGGTAGATTGGTATGGACATCAGGGTTTTATCCAGGTATTCTTTGGTACATGTATGATCTGAGTGGAAAAGAAAAGTGGAAAAATGAAGCGATAAAGAGGACGGAGGTATTCGAATCATTCAAAACGATCACAGCGCACCATGATATTGGGTTTATGATGTTTCCTGCGTATGGAAATGGGTATGAACTAGGAGGCAAGAAGGAATACAAGGACATCTTACTGACTTCGGCAGCTTCATTGGCCAGTAGGTATAATCCCGAAGTGGGGACGATTAAATCATGGTCAAATGAAATGCATCCGCGGTGGAAACAACATATTACCATAATAGATAATATGCTTAATTTGGAGCTGTTGTTTTGGGCAGCAAAACATGGTGGGGATGCTAGGTTTTATGAAATAGCGGTCAATCATGCAGAGACCACCATGAAAAACCACTTTAGGGAAGACTATACATCTTGGCATGTTTTGGAATATGACTCCCTGACTGGTGAAGTGCTCCACAGACATACCAAGCAAGGCTATGGAGATGATAGCAGGTGGGCCAGAGGCTTGGCATGGGGGATTTATGGTTACAGCATGGTGTATAGAGAGACAGGAGATAAACAATTTTTGGATTTTGCGATAAAGATCACAGATAAGTACTTGTCCCTGCTACCTGATGACATGGTACCTTATTGGGATTTTGATGCGCCCAACTTGCCACAGCAGGAGCGAGATGCCTCTGCAGCAGCTATTGTAGCTTCTGGGCTAATAGAGCTGAGCACATTGGTAGATGACCAGAATGTACAACAAAAATACATGGAGGCAGCAGTTGCCATGCTACAATCCCTGAGTTCGGAGAAATACTCGGGAAATGGAAAATCCGATTCCTTTTTATTGCACTCAACTGGGGCCAAACCTTTGGGACATGAGATAGATGTAGCGTTGATCTATGCAGATTATTATTACATCGAAGCATTGGATAGGTTATCAAAACTAACAACCAGCCGATAA